From one Oscillatoria sp. FACHB-1407 genomic stretch:
- a CDS encoding Hfq-related RNA-binding protein — translation MSTELETGLPSIRQIQTMIREEREVELKLITNDLLTGKMRWQDQNCICLIDHYDQPTIIWRNAIVFIKPKL, via the coding sequence ATGTCAACCGAACTTGAAACTGGTCTACCGAGCATCCGCCAAATTCAAACCATGATTCGGGAAGAGCGGGAAGTTGAACTCAAGCTGATCACAAATGATCTATTGACGGGCAAGATGCGCTGGCAAGATCAAAACTGCATTTGTCTCATTGATCACTACGACCAGCCCACAATTATCTGGCGCAATGCCATTGTATTTATCAAACCCAAGCTCTAG